In Dama dama isolate Ldn47 chromosome X, ASM3311817v1, whole genome shotgun sequence, one genomic interval encodes:
- the P2RY4 gene encoding P2Y purinoceptor 4 isoform X2, which yields MISQDARRYKPHPQSRLLGYALWLPRGRVTESAGLNLKGTRGTMASTESLLFTTLGAHSDPDNSEMELDCQFNEEFKFFLLPMTYAVVFLLGLGLNALTIWLFLFRLRPWDATATYMFHLALSDTLYVLSLPTLVYYYAARNHWPFGTGLCKFIRFLFYWNLYCSVLFLTCISVHRYLGICHPLRALRWGRPRLAGLLCLAVWLVVAGCLVPNLFFVTTSPKGDTILCHDTTRPEEFDHYVHFSSAVMGLLFGVPCLVTLVCYGRMAQRLYRPLPGATQSSSRLRSLRTIAVVLTVFAICFVPFHITRTIYYLARLLEADCRVLNIVNLVYKVTRPLASANSCLDPVLYLLTGEKYRRQLQRLCRGRRPQPSRTASSLVLVSLPKDSSCRWIAASQDSGCPTPWADSL from the exons ATGATTTCCCAGGACGCAAGGAGGTACAAGCCCCACCCCCAATCCCGCCTCCTTGGTTATGCCCTCTGGCTGCCAAGGGGAAGGGTGACAGAGTCAGCTGGGCTCAACCTCAAGGGGACCAG GGGGACCATGGCCAGTACAGAGTCCTTGCTGTTCACAACCTTAGGCGCCCACTCAGATCCTGACAACAGTGAGATGGAACTGGACTGCCAGTTTAACGAGGAGTTCAAGTTCTTCCTGCTGCCTATGACCTATGCAGTTGTCTTCCTGCTGGGCCTAGGCCTCAACGCCCTGACCATCTGGCTCTTCCTCTTTCGCCTCCGACCGTGGGATGCAACAGCCACCTACATGTTCCACTTAGCCCTGTCAGATACTTTGTATGTCCTATCACTGCCCACTCTTGTCTACTATTATGCAGCCCGCAACCACTGGCCCTTTGGCACTGGGCTCTGCAAGTTCATCCGTTTTCTCTTCTATTGGAACCTCTACTGCAGTGTTCTTTTCCTCACCTGCATTAGTGTGCACCGCTACCTGGGCATCTGCCACCCACTGCGGGCGCTGCGCTGGGGCCGCCCACGCCTTGCTGGCCTTCTCTGCCTGGCAGTTTGGTTGGTCGTAGCTGGCTGTCTCGTGCCCAACCTGTTCTTCGTCACCACGAGTCCCAAGGGGGACACCATCTTGTGCCACGACACCACTCGGCCTGAGGAATTTGACCATTATGTGCACTTCAGTTCGGCAGTCATGGGGCTTCTCTTTGGTGTGCCCTGCCTGGTCACTCTTGTCTGCTATGGACGCATGGCCCAGCGCCTGTATCGGCCCTTGCCAGGGGCCACCCAGTCATCTTCCCGTCTGCGCTCTCTGCGTACCATTGCTGTGGTGCTGACTGTCTTTGCTATCTGCTTTGTGCCTTTCCACATCACCCGCACAATTTATTACTTGGCAAGGCTGTTGGAAGCTGACTGCAGGGTACTGAACATTGTCAACTTGGTCTACAAAGTGACTCGGCCTCTGGCCAGTGCCAATAGCTGCCTGGATCCTGTGCTCTATCTGCTCACTGGGGAAAAGTACCGACGTCAGCTCCAGCGACTCTGCAGGGGTAGGAGGCCCCAGCCCTCCAGGACTGCCTCCTCTCTGGTGCTGGTGTCCCTGCCTAAAGACAGCAGCTGCAGGTGGATAGCTGCCTCCCAGGACAGCGGCTGCCCCACCCCTTGGGCAGATAGTTTGTAA
- the P2RY4 gene encoding P2Y purinoceptor 4 isoform X1, with the protein MISQDARRYKPHPQSRLLGYALWLPRGRVTESAGLNLKGTRGTMASTESLLFTTLGAHSDPDNSEMELDCQFNEEFKFFLLPMTYAVVFLLGLGLNALTIWLFLFRLRPWDATATYMFHLALSDTLYVLSLPTLVYYYAARNHWPFGTGLCKFIRFLFYWNLYCSVLFLTCISVHRYLGICHPLRALRWGRPRLAGLLCLAVWLVVAGCLVPNLFFVTTSPKGDTILCHDTTRPEEFDHYVHFSSAVMGLLFGVPCLVTLVCYGRMAQRLYRPLPGATQSSSRLRSLRTIAVVLTVFAICFVPFHITRTIYYLARLLEADCRVLNIVNLVYKVTRPLASANSCLDPVLYLLTGEKYRRQLQRLCRGRRPQPSRTASSLVLVSLPKDSSCRTSSQGWDYQIKQHEWFHRA; encoded by the exons ATGATTTCCCAGGACGCAAGGAGGTACAAGCCCCACCCCCAATCCCGCCTCCTTGGTTATGCCCTCTGGCTGCCAAGGGGAAGGGTGACAGAGTCAGCTGGGCTCAACCTCAAGGGGACCAG GGGGACCATGGCCAGTACAGAGTCCTTGCTGTTCACAACCTTAGGCGCCCACTCAGATCCTGACAACAGTGAGATGGAACTGGACTGCCAGTTTAACGAGGAGTTCAAGTTCTTCCTGCTGCCTATGACCTATGCAGTTGTCTTCCTGCTGGGCCTAGGCCTCAACGCCCTGACCATCTGGCTCTTCCTCTTTCGCCTCCGACCGTGGGATGCAACAGCCACCTACATGTTCCACTTAGCCCTGTCAGATACTTTGTATGTCCTATCACTGCCCACTCTTGTCTACTATTATGCAGCCCGCAACCACTGGCCCTTTGGCACTGGGCTCTGCAAGTTCATCCGTTTTCTCTTCTATTGGAACCTCTACTGCAGTGTTCTTTTCCTCACCTGCATTAGTGTGCACCGCTACCTGGGCATCTGCCACCCACTGCGGGCGCTGCGCTGGGGCCGCCCACGCCTTGCTGGCCTTCTCTGCCTGGCAGTTTGGTTGGTCGTAGCTGGCTGTCTCGTGCCCAACCTGTTCTTCGTCACCACGAGTCCCAAGGGGGACACCATCTTGTGCCACGACACCACTCGGCCTGAGGAATTTGACCATTATGTGCACTTCAGTTCGGCAGTCATGGGGCTTCTCTTTGGTGTGCCCTGCCTGGTCACTCTTGTCTGCTATGGACGCATGGCCCAGCGCCTGTATCGGCCCTTGCCAGGGGCCACCCAGTCATCTTCCCGTCTGCGCTCTCTGCGTACCATTGCTGTGGTGCTGACTGTCTTTGCTATCTGCTTTGTGCCTTTCCACATCACCCGCACAATTTATTACTTGGCAAGGCTGTTGGAAGCTGACTGCAGGGTACTGAACATTGTCAACTTGGTCTACAAAGTGACTCGGCCTCTGGCCAGTGCCAATAGCTGCCTGGATCCTGTGCTCTATCTGCTCACTGGGGAAAAGTACCGACGTCAGCTCCAGCGACTCTGCAGGGGTAGGAGGCCCCAGCCCTCCAGGACTGCCTCCTCTCTGGTGCTGGTGTCCCTGCCTAAAGACAGCAGCTGCAG GACAAGTTCCCAGGGGTGGGATTACCAGATCAAACAGCATGAGTGGTTTCATAGAGCTTGA
- the P2RY4 gene encoding P2Y purinoceptor 4 isoform X3, giving the protein MASTESLLFTTLGAHSDPDNSEMELDCQFNEEFKFFLLPMTYAVVFLLGLGLNALTIWLFLFRLRPWDATATYMFHLALSDTLYVLSLPTLVYYYAARNHWPFGTGLCKFIRFLFYWNLYCSVLFLTCISVHRYLGICHPLRALRWGRPRLAGLLCLAVWLVVAGCLVPNLFFVTTSPKGDTILCHDTTRPEEFDHYVHFSSAVMGLLFGVPCLVTLVCYGRMAQRLYRPLPGATQSSSRLRSLRTIAVVLTVFAICFVPFHITRTIYYLARLLEADCRVLNIVNLVYKVTRPLASANSCLDPVLYLLTGEKYRRQLQRLCRGRRPQPSRTASSLVLVSLPKDSSCRTSSQGWDYQIKQHEWFHRA; this is encoded by the exons ATGGCCAGTACAGAGTCCTTGCTGTTCACAACCTTAGGCGCCCACTCAGATCCTGACAACAGTGAGATGGAACTGGACTGCCAGTTTAACGAGGAGTTCAAGTTCTTCCTGCTGCCTATGACCTATGCAGTTGTCTTCCTGCTGGGCCTAGGCCTCAACGCCCTGACCATCTGGCTCTTCCTCTTTCGCCTCCGACCGTGGGATGCAACAGCCACCTACATGTTCCACTTAGCCCTGTCAGATACTTTGTATGTCCTATCACTGCCCACTCTTGTCTACTATTATGCAGCCCGCAACCACTGGCCCTTTGGCACTGGGCTCTGCAAGTTCATCCGTTTTCTCTTCTATTGGAACCTCTACTGCAGTGTTCTTTTCCTCACCTGCATTAGTGTGCACCGCTACCTGGGCATCTGCCACCCACTGCGGGCGCTGCGCTGGGGCCGCCCACGCCTTGCTGGCCTTCTCTGCCTGGCAGTTTGGTTGGTCGTAGCTGGCTGTCTCGTGCCCAACCTGTTCTTCGTCACCACGAGTCCCAAGGGGGACACCATCTTGTGCCACGACACCACTCGGCCTGAGGAATTTGACCATTATGTGCACTTCAGTTCGGCAGTCATGGGGCTTCTCTTTGGTGTGCCCTGCCTGGTCACTCTTGTCTGCTATGGACGCATGGCCCAGCGCCTGTATCGGCCCTTGCCAGGGGCCACCCAGTCATCTTCCCGTCTGCGCTCTCTGCGTACCATTGCTGTGGTGCTGACTGTCTTTGCTATCTGCTTTGTGCCTTTCCACATCACCCGCACAATTTATTACTTGGCAAGGCTGTTGGAAGCTGACTGCAGGGTACTGAACATTGTCAACTTGGTCTACAAAGTGACTCGGCCTCTGGCCAGTGCCAATAGCTGCCTGGATCCTGTGCTCTATCTGCTCACTGGGGAAAAGTACCGACGTCAGCTCCAGCGACTCTGCAGGGGTAGGAGGCCCCAGCCCTCCAGGACTGCCTCCTCTCTGGTGCTGGTGTCCCTGCCTAAAGACAGCAGCTGCAG GACAAGTTCCCAGGGGTGGGATTACCAGATCAAACAGCATGAGTGGTTTCATAGAGCTTGA
- the LOC133051881 gene encoding ferritin light chain-like, with amino-acid sequence MSSQIRQNYSTEVEAAVNRLVNMQLRASYTYLSLGFYFDRDDVALEGVGHFFRELAKEKREGAERLLKLQNQRGGPALFLDVQKPSQDEWGKTQDAMEAALLVEKNLNQALLDLHGLASARGDPHICNFLENHFLDEEVKLIKKMGDHLTNLRRLAGPQAGLGEYLFERLTLKHD; translated from the coding sequence ATGAGCTCCCAGATTCGTCAGAATTATTCTACCGAGGTGGAGGCCGCCGTCAACCGCCTGGTTAACATGCAACTGCGGGCCTCCTACACCTACCTCTCTCTGGGCTTCTATTTCGACCGCGACGATGTGGCTCTGGAGGGTGTGGGTCACTTTTTTCGCGAATTGGCCAAGGAGAAGCGCGAGGGCGCGGAGCGTCTCTTGAAACTCCAAAACCAGCGTGGCGGCCCCGCCCTCTTCCTGGACGTGCAGAAGCCATCTCAAGATGAGTGGGGTAAAACGCAGGACGCTATGGAAGCCGCCCTTCTCGTAGAGAAGAACCTGAATCAAGCCCTGTTGGATCTGCATGGCCTGGCTTCTGCCCGCGGAGACCCCCACATCTGTAATTTCCTGGAGAACCACTTCCTAGATGAGGAAGTGAAACTCATCAAGAAGATGGGTGACCACCTGACCAACCTCCGCAGGCTGGCTGGTCCCCAGGCTGGGTTGGGCGAGTATCTCTTCGAGAGGCTCACCCTCAAGCACGACTAG